GCTCGAACGAGGTGTACAGAATGCCAGCATTGACAGCCTTTTCAAAATCGCCAAAGCATTAGGCGTTGCTCCCTATAAATTGTGGATCGAGGATTCTTACAAGCGGGAGAAGTAATACCTCCCATACCTATTGCACATGCATTCCTGTCTTCCCGAACCATCAGTTCGGATCGAGATCCTCGATAACGGCCGCAATCATATTGGTATTCAGATAACCCGAA
This region of Bacteroidota bacterium genomic DNA includes:
- a CDS encoding helix-turn-helix transcriptional regulator produces the protein MNIKRIIGDNIRGYRNRLDWSQEKLAVRAKMHNDYLGRLERGVQNASIDSLFKIAKALGVAPYKLWIEDSYKREK